The Mucilaginibacter mallensis genome has a segment encoding these proteins:
- a CDS encoding glycosyltransferase: protein MQNLAPIALFVYNRPDHTRRTLNYLQKNVLAEESRLFIFSDGAKTDADQAKVEQVRQLAKEVTGFKSVKVISSKQNKGLANSIIDGVSQLIKEYGKVIVFEDDLLSSPYTLEYFNEALTRYAAEEKVMHIGSYMFDLDDKSLPETFFYRIATSWGWATWAHAWKDFEPDIDKLINQFDKQKIHQFSIDGTMNFWKQMQEFKTGKNNSWAIRWYASIFLNGGLTLNPSHSLVHNIGHDGSGVHSNIENTYQVKIAQKPVKQFPNSIKEDEQAHQAIRSFLKNRKGSLVKRGIVFIKQLRVRYFIKK from the coding sequence ATGCAAAACCTTGCCCCGATAGCTTTATTCGTTTATAATCGGCCCGACCATACCCGTCGCACCTTAAACTATTTGCAGAAGAATGTACTGGCCGAGGAATCGCGGCTTTTTATCTTCTCAGATGGTGCCAAAACCGATGCGGATCAGGCTAAAGTTGAACAGGTAAGGCAACTGGCTAAGGAGGTAACAGGGTTTAAATCGGTTAAGGTAATTAGCAGCAAACAAAATAAGGGGTTGGCTAATTCAATTATTGATGGGGTTAGTCAGCTGATAAAGGAATACGGTAAGGTGATTGTTTTTGAGGATGACCTGCTTTCATCACCCTATACCCTTGAATATTTTAACGAAGCGCTTACCCGCTACGCTGCCGAAGAAAAGGTAATGCACATCGGTTCCTATATGTTCGATCTGGACGATAAAAGCCTGCCCGAAACATTTTTTTATCGCATTGCCACCAGCTGGGGATGGGCAACCTGGGCCCACGCCTGGAAAGATTTTGAACCGGATATTGACAAGCTCATCAATCAGTTCGATAAGCAGAAGATCCATCAGTTCTCTATTGATGGCACCATGAATTTCTGGAAACAGATGCAGGAGTTTAAAACAGGCAAAAATAATTCCTGGGCCATACGCTGGTACGCGTCTATATTTTTAAATGGCGGACTAACGCTCAACCCATCGCACTCGCTGGTGCACAACATAGGGCACGATGGCAGTGGTGTACACTCCAATATTGAGAACACCTACCAGGTAAAGATCGCCCAAAAACCTGTTAAACAATTCCCGAACTCTATTAAGGAAGATGAACAGGCTCACCAGGCTATCAGGTCTTTCCTCAAGAATCGAAAAGGAAGCTTAGTGAAGCGGGGAATTGTGTTTATAAAGCAGCTGCGGGTAAGGTATTTTATAAAAAAATAA
- a CDS encoding PorP/SprF family type IX secretion system membrane protein, whose amino-acid sequence MAVLLQVVIVSRVKAQIDPHFSQYYAYPLWLNPALTGVFDGDIRIMANYKDQWATINNAYQTTAVSADFKATNKLSIGVNILDESAGSAGFNYLTAYGSLSYVINVSDNNYKQVHFGVQAGIISRTFDINKLQLDDQYNPLIGYDPSLPSNENFASNGVSVFDAGAGIYYDDSDPAEAANIFGGVSLFHLNQPSDPFATESAKSSLPMRLTVHGGVRLAADEGIYFTPHFIYMRQQKAQEKDLGINSEFRADNNNAFILGAMYRFNDAAILDVGYHFSNTTIGLSYDLNTSALRTASNSQGGIELSISYVFRGNSVNRDVVCPAF is encoded by the coding sequence ATGGCAGTACTGTTACAGGTTGTAATTGTAAGCCGGGTAAAAGCACAAATAGATCCGCATTTTTCGCAGTACTACGCGTATCCGCTATGGTTAAACCCGGCGTTAACAGGCGTTTTTGATGGTGATATACGCATTATGGCTAATTATAAAGATCAGTGGGCCACAATTAACAATGCCTATCAAACTACAGCCGTATCTGCTGATTTCAAGGCTACCAATAAGTTAAGTATCGGTGTTAATATATTGGATGAATCTGCCGGGAGCGCGGGTTTTAATTACCTTACGGCCTACGGATCGTTAAGCTATGTCATAAATGTATCTGATAATAATTACAAGCAGGTACATTTTGGCGTACAGGCAGGTATTATCAGCCGCACTTTTGATATAAATAAGCTTCAGCTTGATGATCAGTACAATCCTTTGATAGGTTATGACCCCTCCCTCCCCAGTAATGAAAATTTTGCTTCAAATGGTGTTAGTGTTTTTGATGCCGGTGCAGGTATTTATTATGATGACAGCGACCCTGCAGAGGCGGCAAATATTTTTGGTGGTGTAAGCTTATTTCACCTTAATCAGCCCAGCGATCCATTTGCTACCGAAAGCGCGAAAAGCAGCTTACCCATGCGCCTTACTGTGCATGGCGGCGTGCGTTTAGCGGCAGATGAAGGCATTTATTTTACCCCGCATTTTATTTACATGCGCCAGCAAAAAGCTCAGGAAAAAGACCTTGGTATAAATTCGGAGTTTAGGGCGGATAATAACAATGCATTTATATTAGGGGCCATGTATCGTTTTAATGATGCGGCCATACTTGATGTTGGCTATCACTTTAGCAATACCACTATTGGCTTAAGCTATGATCTGAACACATCAGCGTTGCGGACTGCATCAAACTCACAGGGAGGCATTGAATTATCCATAAGTTATGTATTTCGTGGTAATTCGGTAAACCGAGATGTAGTTTGCCCTGCTTTTTAA
- a CDS encoding Ig-like domain-containing protein: protein MIKFVRTLLITVLLFIPLLSMCQIATPKWVDDIGGPTSNCISSAVKVDKQNNVYVAGFYDGTADFDPSAGVYNLTASGGGFDIFVAKYTSAGALIWAKSFGGDGTDQVNSMTVDINGNPIISGQYNSTSINFGSATIQNGGDWDAFVIKLNTNGGFVWAKSVGGSSTDYGAHVASDSQGNIVQCLRFESSFSLGGKSYSSTSGSFNALTVKYDPNGNVLWAINLPDATRSESIFSEFDSQNNTVVCGHFESNDNFNPLGTAYNLNGNGNSTYIAKYSPSGILIWVKSFTGTVVGDNTNLCINSKDDIYIDGPFTSQMNFGTVTLNPSGSQDIFLSKYSSAGVFQSVNDVGGSGGSIFNYGIVCSKDDYVYVSGYFSGTIDFDPSATSNALVSDHGLQDFFLAKYDSNLNYKWAFNGGNNSCSQNLGRNVAIDNNNDVLYTGGFCSTVNFSASACTPVIRTAQSGSRDCFLAKYTQSVASAQAQITGFSIPQQSSPAVIDQTNLIITVTVPAGTNVKALVPTVAYTSGVTLAPVSGAAQDFTNAVTYTLSANCSSLNYTVNVVFAAGAIPQAEYVCSGDVATWYGEIKTSTPTSYLWQISQNNVWASAPGTNNEVNYTTPVLNNNTGAAIIYNYRRQVIIQGVTSYDSYFDVTINAAILNNTIIAPAVIAFCSNGDPSSITGSTPTGGLATYPYQWQSSTDNTTFVNINGAIAKDYDPSAISSTTYYRRMITSGQCPSYSNTVTITISPTPATPVSTAAAVSICTGSGVGLSVSNPQAGVTYNWYDSPAKTTLLHTGTNYTTGLLTSNTTYYIEATNGSCTSTSLATVQVTVVALPSAPALATNSVSTCYGSSLTLTDDAPQDGHYNWYTVPTGGTAVGSGVTFVTGALTQNTTYYVENVNTTGCISATRTKFDITVIPLPAAPQIQTPLPVCSGTASTLNIATPQAGLTYNWYAAATGGTLLGTGTSYKQTDLTDNTYYAEAVNANSCTSASRTQVIITPIDLPVAPQASSPAGICSGSTATLAVTSPQANLTYNWYAAATGGTLLASGNSYTTSALATSTTYYVEAMSNIGGCTSITRTAVQVNVTQPPVTPTPVSPTVSVCSGSTTSLSINNPQTGVVYNWYDSATKTNLLFTGPSYTIKLINANTTFYIEAVNGPCTTPSMGSVQVNVIALPVTPAVVKSPVSICSGTQASLSVASPQSGITYNWYNTATGGTSVFTGTDFSTPQLSSSTTYYVEAVNSNSCTSAVRTAASVIVTPTPGIITQNISICPGTSSTIVASSSDPDATISWYTSNASTTPLATGSNFKTPVLNNNAIYYAEAVNNTTGCISVTRSIATVTMYQQLAAPVVTVGGTTVTTVTFSWGAVDGASGYQVSMDGGVTFNTPSSGTSGLTHTITGLKLGESVTIMVEATGASTCQLSGSSTAVTGVAHNSVHDLIYVANAFTPNGDGVNDVVYVHSEEIKSLNFYVYDQWGEMLFKSTSQSVGWDGTYKGTKQPVGVYVYYVQAVMNDGQQVTKKGTITLLK from the coding sequence ATGATTAAGTTCGTACGGACTTTACTTATCACAGTATTGCTATTTATTCCCTTGTTGAGTATGTGCCAGATCGCTACCCCAAAGTGGGTTGATGATATTGGTGGCCCCACCTCAAATTGTATCTCATCGGCAGTAAAAGTTGATAAACAAAATAACGTTTACGTTGCCGGTTTCTATGATGGTACCGCCGATTTTGACCCTTCAGCTGGCGTATATAATTTAACAGCTTCAGGCGGCGGGTTTGATATTTTCGTTGCAAAATATACATCGGCAGGCGCTTTAATTTGGGCCAAAAGTTTTGGGGGCGATGGAACCGACCAGGTAAATTCCATGACTGTTGATATCAATGGTAACCCGATAATCAGCGGGCAATACAATTCAACAAGTATTAATTTTGGTTCTGCCACTATACAAAACGGGGGCGACTGGGACGCGTTTGTTATTAAACTTAATACTAACGGCGGCTTTGTATGGGCTAAATCGGTAGGTGGTAGTAGTACTGATTATGGCGCTCACGTTGCGTCTGATAGTCAGGGAAACATTGTACAGTGTTTGCGATTTGAATCATCATTTTCTCTCGGTGGAAAAAGTTACTCATCTACAAGCGGATCTTTTAATGCTTTAACTGTTAAATATGATCCCAATGGTAACGTGTTATGGGCAATTAACCTGCCTGATGCTACCCGCTCTGAAAGTATATTCAGTGAGTTTGATAGCCAAAATAATACGGTAGTATGCGGCCATTTTGAAAGTAACGATAATTTTAACCCTCTTGGCACAGCTTATAACTTAAATGGCAATGGTAACTCTACATATATTGCCAAATACAGCCCATCAGGTATTTTAATATGGGTGAAATCTTTTACCGGAACGGTTGTTGGCGATAATACCAATTTGTGTATTAATTCAAAAGATGATATTTATATTGATGGTCCATTTACGTCCCAGATGAATTTTGGAACAGTTACGCTTAATCCCTCTGGCAGCCAGGATATTTTTTTATCTAAATACTCTTCGGCAGGTGTTTTTCAATCTGTTAATGATGTAGGCGGCAGCGGGGGGAGTATATTTAATTATGGTATAGTATGCAGTAAGGATGATTATGTTTATGTGTCGGGATATTTTAGCGGCACAATTGACTTCGACCCCTCAGCTACCTCCAATGCGCTTGTTTCTGATCATGGGCTTCAGGATTTTTTCCTGGCTAAATACGATTCAAATCTTAACTATAAATGGGCATTTAACGGGGGTAATAACAGTTGTAGTCAAAACCTCGGTAGAAATGTAGCTATCGATAACAATAACGATGTTTTATATACAGGGGGCTTTTGTTCTACTGTAAATTTCAGCGCATCAGCATGTACCCCGGTAATCCGTACAGCGCAAAGCGGCAGCAGGGATTGCTTTTTAGCTAAATATACGCAGAGTGTTGCATCGGCACAAGCTCAAATTACCGGGTTTTCAATTCCTCAACAAAGCTCGCCTGCAGTTATCGACCAAACAAACCTGATCATAACAGTTACGGTTCCGGCAGGTACAAATGTTAAAGCATTGGTGCCAACTGTAGCCTATACCAGCGGTGTAACACTTGCTCCGGTATCGGGTGCTGCACAGGATTTCACTAATGCAGTAACCTATACCCTTTCGGCGAATTGTTCATCGCTTAACTACACGGTTAATGTGGTGTTTGCTGCAGGGGCTATTCCGCAGGCAGAATATGTGTGCTCAGGAGATGTGGCTACCTGGTATGGAGAGATAAAGACATCTACTCCTACAAGTTACTTATGGCAGATATCACAAAATAATGTCTGGGCCAGTGCGCCTGGCACAAACAATGAGGTTAACTATACAACTCCGGTTTTAAACAATAATACAGGTGCTGCAATTATTTACAACTATCGCAGGCAAGTTATTATTCAGGGGGTAACCAGTTACGATTCTTATTTTGATGTTACAATAAATGCAGCCATTTTAAATAATACTATTATCGCACCTGCTGTAATTGCTTTTTGTTCCAATGGTGATCCATCTTCAATTACGGGCAGCACACCTACCGGGGGGCTAGCAACCTATCCCTATCAATGGCAAAGTTCAACAGATAACACAACCTTTGTTAATATCAACGGCGCCATAGCTAAAGATTATGATCCCTCAGCAATAAGCAGTACCACTTATTACAGGCGGATGATAACATCGGGGCAATGTCCATCATATAGTAATACCGTAACAATCACTATTTCACCCACCCCTGCCACACCTGTTTCCACAGCAGCGGCAGTAAGCATATGTACAGGCAGCGGTGTTGGGCTTTCCGTATCAAATCCTCAGGCGGGTGTAACCTATAACTGGTACGATTCACCGGCTAAAACCACGCTGTTGCACACAGGTACAAACTATACAACGGGCCTTTTAACAAGCAACACTACTTATTATATCGAGGCTACCAATGGTTCATGTACAAGCACTTCATTAGCAACTGTTCAGGTAACTGTTGTTGCCTTGCCATCGGCACCCGCTTTAGCTACTAATAGTGTATCAACATGTTATGGCAGTTCGTTAACTTTAACAGATGATGCCCCGCAGGATGGCCATTACAACTGGTATACTGTGCCAACCGGCGGAACAGCTGTAGGTAGCGGGGTAACCTTTGTCACTGGTGCCCTTACCCAAAATACCACTTATTATGTTGAAAATGTAAATACAACAGGTTGCATAAGTGCCACCCGTACAAAATTTGACATTACCGTTATCCCGCTACCGGCAGCCCCGCAGATACAAACACCTTTGCCCGTATGTAGTGGTACCGCCTCCACACTCAATATTGCTACCCCACAGGCTGGTTTAACCTATAATTGGTATGCTGCAGCTACCGGTGGTACTTTGCTGGGTACAGGTACATCGTATAAGCAAACTGATCTGACAGATAATACCTATTATGCCGAAGCGGTAAATGCTAACAGTTGCACCAGCGCAAGCAGAACGCAGGTAATTATTACCCCTATTGATTTACCCGTAGCTCCGCAAGCATCATCACCAGCGGGCATTTGCAGTGGCTCAACCGCAACCCTGGCAGTTACAAGCCCGCAGGCTAATCTTACCTATAACTGGTATGCAGCAGCTACCGGCGGCACATTGCTTGCGTCGGGCAATTCTTATACTACGTCAGCCTTAGCTACTTCAACTACTTATTATGTTGAAGCGATGAGTAACATTGGCGGTTGTACATCTATAACGCGTACCGCAGTACAGGTTAACGTTACACAGCCGCCTGTAACACCTACGCCGGTTTCGCCAACGGTATCTGTATGTTCGGGAAGTACTACATCACTTTCGATAAACAATCCGCAAACAGGTGTAGTGTATAATTGGTATGATTCTGCAACAAAAACTAATTTATTGTTTACAGGCCCGTCGTACACAATTAAGCTAATAAATGCAAATACTACTTTTTATATTGAGGCGGTAAATGGCCCATGTACTACGCCATCCATGGGCAGCGTGCAGGTTAACGTAATTGCACTTCCGGTTACACCTGCTGTTGTAAAAAGCCCGGTATCTATTTGTTCAGGTACACAGGCTTCGTTAAGCGTTGCCAGTCCACAGTCTGGCATTACTTATAACTGGTACAATACTGCAACCGGTGGTACATCGGTATTTACGGGTACTGATTTTTCAACCCCTCAATTATCATCAAGTACCACTTATTATGTGGAGGCTGTTAATAGTAATAGCTGTACTTCGGCAGTGCGTACTGCGGCAAGCGTTATTGTTACGCCAACACCTGGTATTATTACACAAAATATCTCTATATGTCCCGGTACCAGCAGTACAATTGTGGCATCCAGCTCTGATCCTGATGCTACCATAAGCTGGTATACTTCTAACGCCTCTACTACTCCATTGGCTACAGGCAGTAATTTTAAAACACCTGTTTTAAACAATAATGCAATTTATTATGCCGAAGCAGTAAATAATACTACCGGATGTATATCAGTCACACGCTCTATAGCCACTGTGACCATGTACCAGCAATTAGCAGCACCTGTAGTGACGGTTGGTGGCACTACTGTCACTACCGTTACTTTTAGCTGGGGTGCTGTAGATGGTGCCAGCGGATACCAGGTGAGTATGGACGGCGGAGTGACATTTAACACGCCAAGCTCCGGAACTTCGGGTTTAACGCATACCATAACCGGACTTAAATTAGGCGAAAGTGTAACTATAATGGTTGAGGCTACAGGTGCATCAACCTGCCAGCTTAGCGGCAGCTCAACAGCGGTTACCGGTGTAGCGCATAATTCGGTACATGATCTTATTTACGTGGCCAATGCCTTTACACCTAACGGTGATGGTGTAAACGATGTGGTTTATGTACATAGTGAAGAGATAAAAAGCCTGAATTTTTATGTATACGACCAGTGGGGCGAAATGCTGTTTAAATCAACCAGTCAAAGTGTCGGTTGGGATGGCACTTATAAAGGCACCAAGCAACCCGTTGGCGTGTATGTGTACTATGTGCAGGCGGTAATGAATGATGGACAACAAGTAACTAAAAAAGGAACAATTACACTGTTAAAGTGA
- a CDS encoding lipopolysaccharide biosynthesis protein yields the protein MGIVKKQAYKNTIVSYAGMAIAYINTVLLFPFFTNTAEYGFYNLIISVSVLYSLVSSMGGPSIIAKYFPFYRTEDRRHNGFIHWVAILTLIGFTGATILYILLKPIILGAYTANKSPLFAQYYYYLIPLSFFVVSFSYLEMTGRVVYKTIYSNILQNVLLRLLTTGYLLMIAAGWINFHDFIFLYIGSNGLISLLLLISLFASGNFSRKVDDYRFKSIKKAEIVNFGLFTLVSSAIYVLLQKVDTLMLSSMAGDSIQGVYSWYFNIAILISVPAQALSRTTYAIVADAWKSKNMANIAEVYAKTSIIQMVIGCLLFIGIIINRENLYTVARNKDFTDPKYFSLFLVIGLGFLVDITGGLNTYIITTSHKYRLITVLIIIASIFCIGLNYLLIPKYKGMGSAIAYLLTVTGINFCTWFYIKYRFKMQPFTYKHLVVIFISIASYFAGKYFWRMPNLYLDIAMRSGFTAIVYGLLTYFCHISEDFNEKIDKTLKGLKLTR from the coding sequence ATGGGGATAGTAAAAAAGCAGGCCTATAAAAATACTATTGTCTCCTACGCGGGTATGGCAATAGCTTATATAAATACGGTTTTGCTTTTCCCTTTCTTCACCAATACCGCCGAATATGGTTTTTATAACCTGATCATCAGCGTATCGGTTCTGTATTCACTCGTTTCATCAATGGGCGGTCCTAGCATCATCGCTAAGTATTTCCCATTTTATCGTACTGAAGATCGCAGGCACAATGGTTTTATACATTGGGTTGCAATACTTACACTTATTGGCTTTACAGGCGCTACAATACTATATATATTGCTTAAGCCAATAATATTAGGAGCTTATACCGCCAACAAATCGCCGTTATTTGCCCAATATTATTATTACCTCATACCGTTATCTTTTTTTGTAGTAAGTTTCAGTTATCTTGAAATGACAGGAAGGGTGGTTTATAAAACCATTTATTCCAATATTCTGCAAAATGTGCTGTTGCGTTTGCTTACTACGGGGTATTTATTAATGATTGCAGCAGGATGGATAAATTTTCACGATTTTATATTTCTCTATATAGGAAGTAACGGCCTTATATCTTTATTGCTTTTAATTAGTCTTTTTGCCTCAGGCAACTTCAGCCGCAAGGTTGATGATTATCGTTTTAAAAGCATAAAAAAGGCAGAGATCGTAAATTTTGGCTTATTTACACTGGTATCGAGCGCTATATATGTACTGCTTCAAAAGGTAGATACCTTAATGCTCAGCTCAATGGCTGGCGATTCTATACAGGGAGTTTACAGCTGGTATTTTAATATAGCAATCCTGATAAGTGTACCCGCGCAGGCGCTTAGCCGAACAACTTATGCAATAGTGGCAGATGCCTGGAAATCAAAAAACATGGCGAATATTGCCGAAGTGTATGCTAAAACTTCCATTATTCAGATGGTTATAGGCTGTCTTCTTTTTATTGGGATAATTATAAACCGGGAAAATTTATATACGGTAGCCCGGAATAAAGATTTCACTGATCCAAAATACTTTAGCCTCTTTTTAGTGATTGGACTTGGCTTTTTAGTTGATATTACCGGCGGATTAAATACCTATATCATCACAACCTCTCATAAGTACAGGCTAATTACAGTTTTAATTATAATTGCCAGCATATTTTGTATAGGGTTAAATTATTTGCTGATACCCAAATACAAAGGTATGGGATCGGCAATAGCCTATTTGCTAACGGTTACCGGTATTAACTTTTGTACCTGGTTTTATATTAAGTACAGGTTTAAAATGCAACCGTTCACTTATAAGCATCTTGTTGTTATTTTTATAAGTATTGCCAGTTATTTTGCAGGTAAATATTTTTGGCGGATGCCGAATTTATACCTGGATATAGCTATGCGGAGTGGCTTCACAGCAATTGTTTATGGCTTACTAACCTACTTCTGCCATATTTCGGAAGATTTTAATGAAAAAATAGATAAAACTTTAAAAGGGCTGAAGTTGACCCGGTAA